cagatataacccggtgatcgctctctagcagggcgatgaggaggggatcgccgggtaggtttatgctatgcgatgctacttggtgaacttaccatctactctcttctacatagtGCAAGATGgtggtggcctgaagcgtagtcttcgacaggattagctatccccctcttattctggcattttgcagttcagtccaccgatatggccctttacacatatacccatgcatatgtagtgtagctccttgcttgcgagtactttggatgagtactcacggttgcttttctccctcttttccccctttcccttctacctggttgtcgcaaccagatgccggagcccaggtgccagacgccaccgtcgacgacgactcctactacaccggaggtgcctactactatgtgtaggccgctgcgacgaccaggagtagtttaggaggatcccaggcaggaggcctacgcctctttcgatctgtatcccagtttgtgctagcctatttaaggcaaacttgtttaacttatgtctgtactcagatattgttgcttccgctgactcatctatgatcgagcacttgtattcgagccctcgaggcccctggcttgtattatgatgcttgtatgacttatttatgttttagagttgtgttgtgatatcttcccgtgagtccctgatcttgatcgtacacgtttgcgtgcatgattagtgtacgattgaatcgggggcgtcacattcactaggaaggccggcgaattgatctttcatgacaagattcaacaaagcatcattaatttcacaagattcagtatcggtaaggggagcaatcggagtgctaagaaaatcattgttgttggtattggtaaagtcacacaatttagtattgtcttgagccatcgtgacaagcaagcaatccaacacacgagcaaacaagaagcaagcgaaaaaaaggCGAACGGGAAAAGCGAGGGCGAataaaaatggcaagggtgaagtgggggagaggaaaacgagaggcaaatggcaaataatgtaatgcgggagataagggtttgtgatgggtactcggtATGTTCACTTTTgcgtacactccccggcaacggcgccagaaatggctcgttgtcgggagtcaaatcttgacttgacttggcgcaaatctccccggcgacggtgccagaaatccttcttgctacctcttgagcattgcgttggttttcctttgaagaggaaagggtgatgtagtaaagtagcgtacgtattttcctcagtttttgagaaccaaggtatcaatccggtaggaggccacgctcaagtccctcgcacctacacaaacaaataaaaacctcgcaaccaacgcaataaaggggttgtcaatcccttcacggtcacttaggaaagtgagatatgatagatatgataagataatatttttggtatttttataataaagatgcaaagtaaaataaaaggcaataaaatagctaagtgttggaagattaatatgatggaaaatagacccggggccataggtttcactagtggcttctctcaagagcataagtattacggtgggtgaacaaattactgttgagcaattgatagaattgagcatagttatgagaatatctaggtatgatcatgtatataggcatcacgtccgtgacaagtagaccgactcctgcctgcatctactactattactccacacatcgaccgctatccagcatgcgtctagagtattaagttcaaaagaacagagtaatgcttcaagtaagatgacatgatgtagagggataaactcatgcaatatgatataaaccccatcttgttatcctcgatggcaacaatacaatacgtgccttgctgcccctgctgtcactggaaaaggacaccgcaagattgaacccaaagctaagcacttctcccattacaagaaagatcaatctagtaggccaaaccaaactgataattcaaagagacttgcaaagataaccaatcatacataaaagaattcagagaagattcaaatattgttcatagataaacttgatcataaacccacaattcatcggtctcaacaaacacaccacaaaagaagattacatcgaatagatctccacgagaatcgtggagaactttgtattgagatccaaatagagagaagaagccatctagctaataactatggacccgaaggtctgaggtaaactactcacacatcatcggagaggctatggtgttgatgtagaagccctccgtgatcaatgccccctccggcaggacgccggaaaaggccccaagatgggatctcatgggtacaaaaggttgcggcggtggaattaggttttcgtggatgcttctgttggtttgggggtatgtaggtatatataggaggaagaagtacgtcggtggagcaacgtgggccccacgagggtggaggacgcgcccaggtggggtaggcgcgccccctggctcgtgctctcctggttgctttcttgacatagggtccaagtcctctggatcacgttcgttccgaaaatcacgttcccgaaggtttcattccgtttggactccgtttgatattctttttctgcgaagcactaaaataggcaaaaaacagcaatttgggttgggcctccggttaataggttagtcccaaaaataatataaaagtgtataacaaagcccattaatcatctaaaacacaatataatatagcatgaagcaataaaaaattatagatatgttggagacgtatcagccaactATCTAGTAGACTATATGCAACTCTGTCTGTTGCCTCCGCCAACTGAAAATACATGTCCACAAATAGGGAGGGGAAGGAGTTGCACATTGACTAAAAGGCAGTTGGCTTGAACATTAGACTAAGTTGCACATATCGCTTGCAGGGGGTGAGGGTAGGGTGTGCCAACAGTGAAAAACTACGCATCCACGAATAGGGAGGAGGGTTGCACAACGACTACTAGGTAGTTGGCCGGGACAGTAGACTAATTGCACATCAAAGTTTTCATGGTTGCTAGACTACAACCTTATGGAAGTTGAATCATGCAGATCCAAAAAATTGGTTTTGGAAAAAGTTGCACAATACAGTACTAAAGTTGGCAtcaaaaaaatttcgtcgaaacatacccatgcgggatctaCTTTTATTGATCTCGTCACGAGGAATCTAACGGTAAAGACGGATCTAAATTCCGACACATGGTTTGAAACATATGGCttttttaaaaatttaaaaaccCGAAACAAATACACGTGGATCTGTTTTGTCCTTCACATGTTACAAGTCTGACCACATTTAATGTCAGTAATCACATGCACTACCAGACAAACACATGTATGCATGCATGCGAGTGACCGAGCGGCCGCTCGTCCTCTCCAACGAACGCGCGAACTTTTTAGATTTTAGGTAAAGCTTTTCAGTGAACTACTAACACATTGCATGCATTTACCAAAAACAGAACACTCACAGTGGTAGTAGTACCAGTCTACTGCACGGTAACATCCATGGCAGGCAAAAGATAACAGCAATTAACCTACTGGACAGTCATGTAATCTGAACTGAACCCACTGCGCAGATATAAAAAGTTGCAGAAAAACCAAAGTTGGCAATGACTGACAAGCAATGTGCAGCACAACCAACAGTTGCATTGGCCACATTGCCAGAGAAGAAAAACCAACGAGCTAAACACTGCAAGAACACATCAGAAGTGAGACCAATTAACCATCATCAACTACGTAGCATCATCGTCTCCACAACGGGGAACTGATCAACTCCCTGCTCTGCTTGTGGACGACCGGTGGCGCGCGCCTTGGACGAACGGCGGCGCAAACGGCGGCCGGCGCCGCAAACCGAGCAACATATCCTGGCGCACCGGCTGTAGCGGCAGGGCACGCAGAAGCAGACGTGCCTGTAGGGGACCCGGGGGATCGTCGCTATCCAGCGTCGGCAAGCCCTGCAAATCCCGGCGCGCACCGTCGGCTGATGGGGGGCAGGGAGCTGTGGCACGATCAGGTCGGAGAGGTTCACGAACCTCCACGGAGACGACAGTTCCTTTTCCTCGCCGGCAGCCGAGCCACCATCCAGCAACCCTGCTCACGGGCCAAGAAGAAACACACATGCACACGGAGATGTACTGTCAGTCCAAGAAACGAATTGCAAACCAAGAAACAAACGGGAAGACAAGAAATGAACTGGAATCCAAGAAACGAATTGCAAACCAAGAAACAAACAGGAAGACAAGAAACGAACTGGGATCCAAGAAACGAATTGGGAACGGAAGCCAAATTACCGCGAGCATAGTCTCTCGCCGCCTGTCCCCTCAAGTGGACTGACAACTCTCTCTCCTGCCTCTCTAGGAACAAACGGTAGGCGTCCATAACGTTCATTGCCCGCGGGTcctgaggcggcggcggaggcaccACTACCCTCGTGCTCTGTTCCTCGTCCTCCCTCCCGGAATCTGCAAGAAACCAAACTCTCAACACACCAGAATCCAAGAAACGCGGACATAAGGAACAAAGACGGCGCGCTTAGCAACCAACCTCCGATGATAAGGTAGGCGCTGGGGgagacggcctcgtcgtcgctTTCAGCCTCCCTGCATGCTGAAGGTGGCCTCCCGGGAGCGTCGTCGGAGGCCCCTGCCATCTCTCGTGCCGCGGAAAGAACCTCACGCCAAGCAATCGACTGAGCGCCTCCGTAAGAACTTCACCGAGAGGTAGGCAGGATCGAGGACGAGAAAGAGGAGAGTTGCAGGGGAGCAgcggggagcgagggagagggaagacGCACGGAAGAAGACGAGACAACTACTCCTATATAAAAGGCTCAGATGGGCCGAGAAGATGGCTCGACAGTTTGCACACAGCCCATTTTACAGTCCAATGACTCGGCAGTATAATTTTGCAGGTTCAAGAAGGAGTCGAAATCATTAGTTGAGTAGTACTCTTTATAAAGATCACTGTCACTTGTCGCAACCCGAAAGTTTTTCCTATTTTCATAGATTTGTTTATTTAAAACGTTTTATCTcataaaccgtgcgtccaaatccgGAACCGctttcatcattggattcctcacgtcgagatcttcaataatagatcccatgttgataggttttgacgaactttttttcacgaaaaaacgaacgaaaaaaaccgaaccgggagcacagattttttttccctttctgaaaCATGCACGCTCGTGCctctctcgcggaaggaaaaaaagagggaaaacgtgttttttttggTTTCCGAGGAGGCAAGGCCATGattctcgcaaaagcacaaccatgcctctcgcggaagcaaaaccgtgactctcgtgaaaggaaaaaaacagaaaacatgttttttttcgttttcgagaggcatggccgtgactctcacgaaagcaccaccgtgcctctcgcggaagcaaaactgtgactctcgtgaaagaaaaaaaatagaaaacgcatttttttcgttttcgagaggcacgactgTGACTCTCGCGTacgcacaaccgtgcctctcgcggaagcaaaaccgtgactctcgcgaaaggaaaaaaatagaaaacacgtttttttcgtttccgagaggcacggccgtgactctcgcgaaagcaaacccgtgtctctcgtgaaagcaaaaccgtgactctcgcgaaaaaaaggAAACACGTTTTTTCAcgcaaaaaaatcagaatttttttatccaaaagctaaggaagaccggtggaaaaccgaaacgctgaaaaaaacccgtttaaaaagccgaaaacgcgtgcgaaaaaataaaaaaactaaattcGGAGGAAGCGCCCAGAGGGCGACACaaggcgaatggctgagagcgcgccaagtgacgctgatcaTTGTGAGGCTCCCGAAGAAGCGTCCGTTAACTAGTTACTCCCCCAAGGAGTGCTCTTAGTCTGCGCAGGAGCTATTTCCCGCTTACTGTGAGGATAAAATAAGTGTCGCCTGTAGCGcccatccgtttgggtcggccaacTGGCGTTTTTTTCTGTCGTCGTTTGCTGCTCTTCcggttttttctcatttttttgttcTTTCTTTGTGGATTTCTTTTCTTTCTCCTCGGTTTTCTTTGGTTTCTCTGTTTTCCTTTGTTTTTCACTGGTTGActctttttttgcctgtttttgcaCTGGTTTTCATCATTTTAATTTGGTTTTATTTGTTTTCCCCTGTCTtcattggtttttctttgttatCCTCGGTTTTCTTTGTTTTCCACCTTTTTTGGGGTATACTTTAGTTTCCTTTGTTTATTTCTtgattttctttggttttctttgatTTTATTTGATTCTTTTGTTGGTTTTCATCAGCTATTTTGTTGTTCAACACATGTCTAATTTTTCAATACACAATATACATTTTTAGTGTACACGTGGAACATTTTGTTGAGATGCATTGAACATCTTTCAAATACACAATGTATATTTTTTCTTAAATGCATCTTTTGAACACTTTAAAAAATACAAGGTCGatattttttttaaatacatggtgtATATTTTTGAATCGAAATAAAAAAGTTCACACACAACGTACATTTTAcgtatacatcaggaacatgttTATATATATGTTTAATTTTGTTACAGATGTTTAACATATTTCATATACAACTGAAAGATTTTTTTAtgtacatgttgaacattttctaaatacatgattcACATTTTTTAGTATATGTTTTTATGGGTattttctttttcatacatattataCATTTTTGGTATACATATATCTCTTTTTTCATTTTACTTATTTTTGTATACATATAAACATCTTTccctttaatatttttaaaatacatgattaacattttttagatCTACTTTTTTCCATAGACCTCTAAAATTATTTTCATAGACTAGGGACATTTTTATACacgtgttaaacatttttaaatacatgactaTTATTTTTCTAAAATATAGGTTTTTATGTCTAATTTTTTAAtacacgtgtacatttttcttGTACATATGGAACATTTTTTATACCCATTTAACATTTTGCAAATAAATGTTTAATAATTTTCAAATATATGTGTTAAACAATTTTATTCTACATGTGctattttaaaaaaaatacatgATTAAATTTTTTTGAAATGTGTGATGGATACTTTGAAAATGAAGGCAAAAAGGAAACTGAAAATAAAAATAGAAGGGaagaaaatagaaacaaaattcaccctttttgttttttttttcatgtctcccccccttgctcccactataaatagaggtggagagagATCTCCATCTCATCCAAGATTTCACTTGAGGTCTCTCATACAAAGGCACGCAATGATCTTCCCTTCTATCTCCCTCCACGAAAGAGTTTCGTAGTGCCGAAAGGCCGCCTACTCTCTGGCAGGGGTTAGTTCTggatggcgaagccctgctggataggTGACACGGTATGTCTACAACCTGGTAGAGAGATCATATGTTCGATCTTCTGTTTGATGGACTGACTGAGGTTCTGTCCGAGGGAGAtaatcctcgcggttgggaggttgtataTTCCTAGCCGCGGGGATCTGCATCAACAATCTTCACCAACTCTACTTCTGTTGTGCTATGAGTTGATAATGATCAATTCAAACAttgtatgcatcttcatagtggtcctgggctggtgcatgggtcgggaacttttgttttctgctgcgttaccctacactgAGTACAAGCACAAATGAAATTCTGGAACAACCAAAGTTCAACACAAGCACAAGGCAGTAGCCATTAACAGTAAGGCACAAATTCTGGAACAACCAAAGTTTGGCACAAGCACAAGATTGTAGTGGTTGTCGTCCTCGGGCTCCAACGGCGACACAGAGGGGGCCTAGGGGGAATGGTCGTGGCCTCACAGGGGCCTCTGCTACCGCTTCCCGGGTAGGAGTAGGATGGAGGCACGGAGCTCGAACTCAATGGATGTGCTACTGCGGTGGGGAGTGGTGCTCGATGGATGCGCTGGAGAGTAACAAAAGGAGTGGGAGAAGTGGGTCGAGCCGCCGAGGGTGTCGGCGCTGCCGCGCTAGATAAGCAAGATGCATGACCTAACCTAGCAAGGGCGCCGCCTCCATGCTCTACTCTATCCTCTGCGTGTGCATGAGGGTGGATTAAAGGAGGGCGAGGGTTCCCGTGAGGCTGTGCGCTGTGACTATAGGTTTGAAGGAAGGCCCAAAATAGTAAGTTGGGGTGGGCATGGGGAGTTGGGAAGTGGGATGTGTCTtggattttttgattttttttggttTAACCAAATTATTTCGGGTTTTAATCCAAAAAAACCAAAACAAATATGGTTTGCTGTTTTGAAACTAAAACCATAACCATAATATAAAAAGACCAAAATTTTGGTTTCAGTTCCTTTTTTTATTCGGTTTTCTGTTTTGCACACCCTGGGCGGTCACTTTGTACAACCAAACCGAGCACAATCCATTCACTTTATCCTATTGTTGGTTGAAATTGAATGGGGAACCAAAGTGGCAACCTGTCATTAAAAAGCTCAAAAACGGCAAGCGGTTGAAGAAAAATCGATGGCTCTATCTTTGAACAATCAATTGATttggatgatgaagaagaggaaagTGGAGGTGTGGACGTAGAAGCGACCTGCCAAAGAGGAACCGATAGGTGAAGGAAAAAAAAGTGGGAGAAGGAGAGGGCCGCCCGTGACGGCGCAGCAAGCAAAATGTCCACCACATGGGCCGGAAAATTTCTTTTTGCCAAGAAGGAGATGAGGCACCCACTCTTCTTGGATGTGCAAAGGGAGAGGATGGTGTTCAAGAGAGTGAAAGAGAAGTTGTGCATTGAGAAGGAGAAGATAAACATGGAGAAACAAGAGAAAATTGCAAAATAAGAGCTTGAAAATGTGGCGACAATGCACATAATTGAGCTCGAGAGCGAGAGAGAAATTGAGGCTTACCATGAACACGTAAGATTCTAGGATCATGCTGCAAGACACTATATATTTGGATGAGAAAAGTAAAAAATGGCTcgacatgaagaagaaggagatcaACGAGCGTAAAAAAGACTCGACTGATTCATTAGTGTATGGCTATCTACGCATGAATTGTTAAGAAATTGCATGTGCTGAATTGTGTTTTTTTTCTGCTTTGTCGAAATTATTAAATATGTGATGAATTGATGttatattttttttttgaaaatgtccAGCAATTGTGGCTATATTGATTCATAGCAGGGAGAACATGGTGATAACAAAAAGTGCGCGACGGTCAGGGACCAAGGAGAAAATGAAGAGAAAAAGTAAAAAGAGAGACCTCTGAAAAACCTACAATCTCACGGTGGTTCCCCGAAGGGGCTCTCAATACAGCTCGCTCCCGCGAGTCTCCATAGCTCCAGTGAATTTCTCAATTCTCTCACAATGTCAGAGGTGGAGGCAATCTTG
This DNA window, taken from Triticum aestivum cultivar Chinese Spring chromosome 1D, IWGSC CS RefSeq v2.1, whole genome shotgun sequence, encodes the following:
- the LOC123158618 gene encoding uncharacterized protein, with product MAGASDDAPGRPPSACREAESDDEAVSPSAYLIIGDSGREDEEQSTRVVVPPPPPQDPRAMNVMDAYRLFLERQERELSVHLRGQAARDYARGLLDGGSAAGEEKELSSPWRFVNLSDLIVPQLPAPHQPTVRAGICRACRRWIATIPRVPYRHVCFCVPCRYSRCARICCSVCGAGRRLRRRSSKARATGRPQAEQGVDQFPVVETMMLRS